The [Clostridium] celerecrescens 18A genomic sequence ATAAGAAATTTGAAAAAACAGAAGGTAAAATATACCAACACAGGAACAGTAAAATACACTGAATAAGTTCCTCACCGTCTATATGAAAATAAACCGTAATAAGTAAAATTTACAAAATATATAATATTAAAAATGGAATTAAACGAATTGGGATCATAGAAAATGAATTCAGAGATGAAAGACTATTGTCTGCCTTGTCAGACGATTATATGATACCAGAAACATATTTGAATAAGCCAGGTTTAGATAGGATTCTATTCAAAGTAAGCCCATGGCAATACAAAAATTCAATATACCTCCTTCCGGAATAGATCAGACAAAGATATAAAAACAAGAAGTCCATATATCGATGGTGAACCATCAAACGACCCAAATAAAGCCTGATAACATATACGATTTAACAATGTATTAAACGGGAATATTTGTCGATACTGACTTGAAAAATCAAATGATTGCTGCATATACCAAGAATATTGCTTCTTACAGTATACAACAAACCGTTCAGAAAATCAACATGCTCATGTAGAATATATGAAAGCAATATTCTGCATCAAGATACATCACTTTCATAAGGTCCTATGGTAATTCCTTCTTTAGGTCATATCATACAGCTCTTAATGTTCCACAAACTGGCATAGAATCCAATTTCGGACTAAAACGCACATAAGCATTGCATGAACTTTTAAACATAATAATCTAAAAGCGGGGGCTCTCATAGACTATTTCAAAGATATTATTATCAAAAAAGAGCTTGCTCCGGAGGTTCATTATGAAACTCCGGAGCAAGCTTATGAGGATTTTTTTAACATTGAATATGGCTATCTTTTTAATTCTAAGTTTCAGAATCCCTTAATTAACTCTCCATTCTTTGGTTCAAAGCGTCCGGTGAAGAAACGCAGAACTCCAGGCTCATATACCCATTTAAGACCGCTGATGTCATGTCTCACCTGATACAACTGGATCATTGCGTCAGCAACATAGTCCAGATGTGCATATGTATAAACCCTTCTCGGAATGGTCAGACGGATTGTCTCCAGCTTCGGCACATGGTTCTCTCCTGTCTTGTTGTCTCTTCCTGCGGAGATTATGCCGCGTTCCATGGTTCTAACGCCGGAGTACTCGTAAACAGCAGCTGCCAGAGCCTGAGCCGGGAAATCCGTTTTCTGATCCAGATGGTCTAAGAATGCACGGGCATCTACGAAGATTGCATGACCACCGCTTGGCTTAACCATAGGAACTCCTGCTTCATCCAGTTTCTCGCCAAGGTAACGGATCTGATTTACGCGATGGCTGATGTAGTTGTATTCCATTGACTCTCTAAGACCAATTGCCATAGCTTCCATATCTCTTCCAGCCATTCCGCCGTAGGTAGGCATACCTTCATACTGTACGACCATTCCTGTTGCACGGATATATAAATCTTTATCATTCATGCAAAGGAATCCGCCGATATTGGTCAGACAGTCTTTCTTTCCGGACATTGTGCAGCCATCGCCGTAGGAGAACAATTCGTGGACAATTTCCTTAATGGTTTTGTCTTCATAGCCTTTTTCTCTTGTCTTGATGAAATATGCGTTTTCCACGCATCTTGTGGCATCAAACATTACCTTAATGCCATACTTATGGGCCATCTCGGATACAGCCTTTATGTTAGCCATGGAAACGGGCTGCCCGCCTGCCAGGTTTACTGTAACTGCAAGGCAGATATATGGGATCCTGTCTGCACCGACTTCGTCAATAAGAGCCTGGAACTTAACTAAGTCTACATTGCCCTTGAAGTCCAGGATTGCATTTGGATCATGGGCTTCGTCAATAACCACGTCGCGGAAGGTAGCACCATTGTGTTCCTGATGGAAGCGGGTTGTGGTGAAGTACATGTTTCCTGGCACATAGTCTCCTGGCTTAATGGTAAGAGAAGACAGTATGTTCTCTGCACCGCGTCCCTGGTGGGTAGGAACTACATATTTGAATCCAAATAATTCTTGCACAGTCTCTTCTAGATGATAAAAGTTCCTGGAGCCGCCGTAGGCTTCATCACCCAACATCAGTCCTGCCCACTGTCTGTCACTCATTGCATTTGTTCCTGAATCTGTCAGAAGGTCAATAAAACATTCTTCTGATTTTAGCAGGAAAGTATTATATCCTGCTGTCTTGATGGCTTCTTTTCTCTCTTCTTTGTTAAGGTTGCCCATAGGCTCTACCATCTTAATTTTGAAAGGTTCTGGTGCAAATCTCATCATATCCATTACTATTCCTCCTTTAAAATGTTTTTATTTTTCTTTTTAATTGAAAAATTCTTCTCATAATCGTCAAGCGATGCAATAGCCTGGCCTGACAACGGGATGATTGCCAGCATATTAAAAATGGTCATCAGCCCTACTCCGAGATCTCCTAAATCCCACACAAAGCTGTATGCAGCGATTCCGCCGATAAATAGCATCACCAGTGCGAAAATCTTATATCCTGTCTGAGCAGCCCATGTATCCTTGAAGATATAAGCCACATTGCTGCGCGCGTAGTATAGAATGCCAATAAATGTAGAAAAGCTGAACAGGAACAGGATAATTGCGATAAAAACTACTCCGAATCTACCCAAGTGATAGTTCATAGCTCCCTGCAAAAGATCCATTCCCTCTAATCCTTGGATAACCTCAGCTGGTGCCAAAAGCATCAGGAATGCGGAACAGCTGCAGATTGCCAGGGTATCGATAAAAACGCCCAGAGACTGAATCAATCCCTGGGTTACCGGGTGATCCACCTCGGCAGCCGCTGCTGCACAGGGAGCGGAGCCGCTTCCGGCTTCGTTAGAAAAAAGTCCGCGCTTTACTCCATTCATAACAACGGCTCCCAACCCTCCGCCTACCAGAGGCTTAAGTCCAAAAGCCTGAGAAAAGATGTTGCCAAACACCCCCGGAAGCTGAGTAATGTTCTTGGCAATGATGAAAAACGTAATTGCGATATAGGCACATGCCATAATTGGCACAACCCTGTCGAGTACCTTCACTGTGGCATTTTTGCGGAGCACAATACATGCGGAAACTGCAACCAGAACCACAGTAGTAGTTATCTGCGGAATACC encodes the following:
- a CDS encoding tyrosine phenol-lyase — its product is MDMMRFAPEPFKIKMVEPMGNLNKEERKEAIKTAGYNTFLLKSEECFIDLLTDSGTNAMSDRQWAGLMLGDEAYGGSRNFYHLEETVQELFGFKYVVPTHQGRGAENILSSLTIKPGDYVPGNMYFTTTRFHQEHNGATFRDVVIDEAHDPNAILDFKGNVDLVKFQALIDEVGADRIPYICLAVTVNLAGGQPVSMANIKAVSEMAHKYGIKVMFDATRCVENAYFIKTREKGYEDKTIKEIVHELFSYGDGCTMSGKKDCLTNIGGFLCMNDKDLYIRATGMVVQYEGMPTYGGMAGRDMEAMAIGLRESMEYNYISHRVNQIRYLGEKLDEAGVPMVKPSGGHAIFVDARAFLDHLDQKTDFPAQALAAAVYEYSGVRTMERGIISAGRDNKTGENHVPKLETIRLTIPRRVYTYAHLDYVADAMIQLYQVRHDISGLKWVYEPGVLRFFTGRFEPKNGELIKGF
- a CDS encoding alanine/glycine:cation symporter family protein — translated: MQLFEWLVHYIVKIVMALNNLLWGDMFILEFSNGETKFGISLLVILLIPAGLYFTIKTRFLPFRLFPEMIRATLRKKTGEDQNSISGLQALIIATATRVGMGNLAGVVAAISFGGAGAVFWMWVTAIIGSSTSFIESTLAQIYKEKDPLYGGYRGGPAYFMDRIRFITKVKHEDIFVQDVQKEAEYVAMDGNTYYIKGCKCTFLGIAFALSGLLCWAGISQVIGNSVSTAFNNAFGIPQITTTVVLVAVSACIVLRKNATVKVLDRVVPIMACAYIAITFFIIAKNITQLPGVFGNIFSQAFGLKPLVGGGLGAVVMNGVKRGLFSNEAGSGSAPCAAAAAEVDHPVTQGLIQSLGVFIDTLAICSCSAFLMLLAPAEVIQGLEGMDLLQGAMNYHLGRFGVVFIAIILFLFSFSTFIGILYYARSNVAYIFKDTWAAQTGYKIFALVMLFIGGIAAYSFVWDLGDLGVGLMTIFNMLAIIPLSGQAIASLDDYEKNFSIKKKNKNILKEE